DNA from Desulfitobacterium chlororespirans DSM 11544:
GTGTTCAATGTTAAAATGGCCCTCTGGCGCCGGAATAAACTGCTTGGCTCCGCAAGCAAGGGGCACAGTTTCGAAACCTTGCGGATTTGAAATCGGGTAAGAGGTAACCAACTAATGATTAGCCTCCTACCCGATTCGTCATCTCACTTGACTGAGATATTCCCCAAAAAAGCATCCCCGCTTGGAGATGCTGTCCCTATATGCTCATTTAGCTTGATCCTTAATACTTTCAAGGGGAAAGGTGACCCGCCAACTACCTTCGACTTTCAAGCCAGAAGTAACAAAGTCGCCATACAAGGTATAGCCCCCGATTTCATCTTGGGGAATATCAAAAACGTAATTGTCATATTCAATGCGTCCTGGTTGTTCATATTGATTGGAAAAAGCGAAGCTATAATTGTGATCAACTCTATTTCCGTTGCCATCTTTTAAATAGAAAAAACCGTGATTGTCGTTGTCCGATGGTTCTTTTACGGCTGTTTGAATATGAAGTTTACCCTCAATATAACCTATGCCGCTTAGACTAATGCCATCTATTGAAAATTCGCTCATAGGGGCTGATGGCGTAAGTGCAATAGGTTTTTGATCACCGCCCACAAACTTTTTATAATCTAACCCGCCTCCGCCATTAGATGAAACTATTTGTGTACTTTCAGCGACATCAACGTCGGAAAGAGCAATCGGCACCAAGATGTCCTTATAATTTTTCTTATGACTTAAAAATTCACGCACAGAAAAGGTTATTTTATCGCCAACAATATTTTGGTTGCCCCATTCTTCAATCGTAATTAAAAAGGTTGCTGTTTTTGTGCCGGCATCATAGCCTACACGCTCACAGTGTGCAGCACTGGCAAAGGGACGGTTTATCGAATAGCTATCGAACAAATCGATGGTTTCGTCAACACGATTTTGCTCTGTCAAATCCTGCATGGTAATATACACCTCGGCTATGTTGTCATGAATGTATGCTGAAACTACATCCATTTTAATTCCATTATCTTCATCAGATTTTTGTACAGTCATAAACAACTGTGCAACCTGTGGGGAAACCAAATACATCAGCTGATATACGGGCTCAACATTGGCAGCTAACACGGGCATTGCCAGTGAAAGACAAAGGCAGATTGATACAAGAGCCGCTGCCGGCTTGCGCAATGAGCTAAGCGGCTTTTGACGGCTACGTGCTTTATTGCGAGTTGTTTGAATTGCTGAATCAACTAGAATTTCATCCGGTTTAATTTGGCTAAAGAGGTTTTTATAATTTTCTCTAAACATAATCGTCCTCCTTAATAACTGCTTTTAATGCCGCTCTTGCTCTTGTAAGCTGAGTGCGAACCGTAGAGTTTTTCCTGTTCAATGCTTTGCCTATTTCTTCAATGGACATATCCTCATAATAGAACAAGTAGATAACTCCTCTATATTTGGGCGGCAACTTTTGCAGCTCATAGTATAAGTCCATAGCTTCTTTTGTTTCAAATGCAATATCATCGTCGATTGGCTGAACATTTTTGAACCACGAGCTGCGCCAAAAGCTTTTGGAGCAGTTTATGGTTACTCGTATGAACCACGCCTTACGATGTTCTTCCTCATGAAACACAGGCTTTTTTCTGATAAAGCGAAGGAACACCTCTTGGAAAATTTCATCTGCATCGTGCCGTGTTCCCATGCGAGCAAAAGCGAGGCGGTATACCAGCTCAGAATACTGCTTAATAATTTTTTCTTCGCAATCGTCCGCACACAATGATTGTTTTTCCACTTCATAAGCCTCCCTTCACTACTAACACTTTCGATATATGCAAAAAGCTACAATGAAATTGAAAAAAATTTAGCGTGCTCATGAGCACGCTAAAAGCAGACTGTATTGTAAACTTGTTTCTATAACAACGCAAAATGGGTACTCTCGATCATTGATTTCATTTCACATAAGCAAAAAGGGTGTCCGGCAGGGTCAAACATAACTCTCCAATTATTAGAAAATTGCTCAGCTGCGATTGTTGCTCCACACTGGATTGCATATTGAACTGCTTTTTCTAAATCATTAACGGCGAAGTCTATATGTGCCATTTGCTGTTGAGCTTCAGGCTTTTCCGGCCACACAGGCGGTTTATACTCAGGATTCCGTTGAAACAATATACCAGGATATGCTCCCTGATTGGTTCCTGGAGCGTATACACATGCCCACTCTTCATCGATAAACATTATTTCCCACTTGAGCAACGCCCCATAAAATTTTGCTAATTCATGGGGGTCTTTGCAATCCACTGTAAATGAGTACATTTTGATTTTCAATTCTTCATTATCCATAACGCTAATACCTCCCTAATATAATAATCTACACTTCAACTTCTATTTGCCTGCGTGATGCAATAACAGTTAGGTCAAAGGATGCCGGCCAAATAGGCGATAAAATTGGAATTTGACTGTTGCGCATTGTGCTTATTCTCCACCCAGCCATTGGTCGGCATGGTGACCGCCGGACCAATACCAATGAGGGCGGTCTAATTGCCACAGATCATTGTCTCTATAGTATTTCTGCTCTCTTTCAAGAATTTGATTATCTTCACGATAGGAGACTTCACGGACAATCTCCATTTTCCCGTTTACAAGCTCCCTTTCCACTAACCCGTACCAATCGGTATCCAATTCATTCGTAAGGACATATTCACCATCGATAAATTTATAAATACTGCCACCCCAATATGCTGCGCCTGAGCCTCCGGCTGAGTAAATACACTTTTTCTGGACATCAAGTGCGGGATTGCAAATTTCGGCAAATGATTTTGACGCTGCAAACGATGATGTTTTCGGATCCCACAGCCAACAATCATACCACGTATTGCTGTGCGCGCCCCCGAAAGAGTTCAGTATAATCACATCCTTATATCCGTCGAAATTCGCATCTGTAATGTGAAGCCCCATTGTGTCCATCATTCCATTGTAGACGTGGTAACCGCTTACCTCGCCATCCAAAATCTCCGAAAAATCCGCCGATAGAATGGATTCGCCGTTATTGTCATAAACATTAAGGCCCATAACAAAACCGTACATCCATTCATCCTCTCCCTGCACCACCCCTGTCGCCACAAAACGATATTCAGGCATACTCTCATGCAAACGGTCCTGAATTTCATACGTATGTAGTCCCGACGAGGAGTCAGGCGTATCCATATTGCTTTCCTTGACACCTGAAGCACTGGCTATACTTTTCATGTCACCCACCGGAGGAATATTACAGCCACTTATACCCAAAAAGAATATAAGCAAAGTCAAAACATAGATGCTTTTTTTCACCCTATCACCCTTCACTATGTAAATAATCCGCAACACTCTACCGTTACCTTCCCTAAAAGAGTGCAGGCATTAATCTCGCTAAGATAGAACGCCAAACGAGGTAGAACTTCATCCCGGGGGAATATCAAGAAGCCGAGGCGGATTTACGTATACGTAAATCTAAGATAGAAATATTGATATACAGTTGGACAGTATCTGTATAAATATGTCCTCTGATAAATCGTAATACTCTCTCATACTCTTCATCAGTAAAGCAGGCAACTAGATAAAAAGCGTTCTTATATTTGCTTGACAGCATATACTCAGTTAATTGTTTTTCATACCCTTTTTTTAAGTATGACGGGCTGTTTGCTTTCTTTATTTCAATCAATATCTTCTCATCTTCATGCTTATTTCGATACAATTTAAAGTCTACTTGACCGTTGCCCAATAAGGCTTCTCTTGTTATTTCAATTTCCTGATTATAAAAATACGCATCCATAATATTTTCCATAATTGTTTGTATTCGATCTTCTCTAACTGGTTTCCTGTTTTCCCAAAATAGCTTATATAGATTGCCGGAATGCATTCTATCCTCAATATAACTCAACATGCCAGATACCTCACCTGTTAATGTCAAATGATTTGTACTATATTGATGCTGAATATCCATAGGCATAATCTCAAAGTAAAAATCAATATTAATACCCATCCTATGTTCTAATGACGTATCCCCGAGGACTCTTCTGTTGTATATTTGCGGGATTATTTGAAAATCCAAATCAGTAAAGAATATATCCGGATAGCTAAATACATCATAATAAAATGCTTCCTGCTTATCTAATGAAAATGAATTATCTTCCTGGCAATCTAACTTAGCTGCTGCACTGATTAAGGAACGGCATTTTTTATCAAAATAGAATGAGTCAAATTTCTCCATATCCTCTTCCCTTAAATCTGCCATATAGTCTATAAATTGATATAAAGCTAATTCATGAAAAGCGCTCATCCGATGATAGAATGTAAATGATAATGTAAAAGTGTACCACTCCAAGGCCTTTTGACAATGGATTAGTTTACCACCTAACATAAGAATCCTTGTAAAATAGTATCTAATAGTTTGCAAGGAGGAATGAAAGGTGTGATCATTGGAGTGGACCTCTACTCAGCCATCCGTATTCGATATACCGACGGTGAATCCATTCGCTCAATTGCTAAAAGCCTTAGTATTTCCAGACAGACCGTTAAAAAGTATTGTGAAGGTTCAACCCATCCGGAAGTGCGGAAAACCTACCAACGAGAATCCGAAGTCGTCAATGATGATGTCAAATCGTTCATCCTTAGCTGCTTCAAAGAAGATGAAGCTGAGAATCTCAAAAAGCAAAAACATACAGCCAAACGAATTTATGACCGATTGGTTGCTGAGGAGAGCTTTGAAGGCTCTTACTCCTCCATACGAACAGCGGTTAGACTTCTAAAGGCCGAAAGGACAGTCCCCCCGCAAAGCAGCATCCCACTTTCTTATGCGCCAGGAGAAGCGGTACAAATTGACTGGGGCGAAGCTACTGTATACTTAGATGGGCAGAAAACCAAGTTATATACCTTTTGTGGGCGATTATGTTACAGTTGCGACATCTTTGTCCAGGTCTACAAAGCGAGCAATGAAGAAACCTTCTTAGAGGCTCAACAGCTTATGTTCGATTTCTTTGGCGGAGTTCCGAGACGACTCATCTTTGATAATGCCAAAGTGGCTGTAAAAGAGGGCTTTGGGATGTATGCCAAACCCCAGAACAAATACCTTTCCTTTAGCGCCCATTATGCCTTTTCCCTAGACTTTTGTAATCCTGCAAGGGGTAATGAAAAAAGCCTGGTTGAAAATCTTGTCGGATATTCCAGAAGAAACTTCCTCGTCCCAGTTCCCAGAGTAGCAGATATTGAGCAACTGAATCGTAAGCTTCGGGAGGCCTGTATCCATTACCGTGAGAAGCATAAGGTACAACACCGCACTCACCCTGTAAACCGAATGTACCAGGAAGAAGCGAATCTCTTAAATCCCCTACCCCGATTCAGATTTGATACGAGCAAAACGGCGCTAGCCAAAGTTGACGATTTCTCCACAGTACGCTATGAGAAAAACAACTACTCCGTTCCCACAAGATATCTTCGAAAGAATGTGACCGTTAAGGGATACGCCAATACCCTTCGCATTCTCCATGAAGGAACAGAAATCGCCACCTTCTCCCGTCAGTATGGCTCAGGTAACACTCGATATTGTTTAGAGCATTACATCGATCTTTTAGAAAGGAAGCCTCGTTCTGTTCAAAACGCTAAGCCGGTTAAAGAGACACTGACCCAAGAGCTTCTGACTTGGGGGAGTCAATTGCCGGGTGGGAATAAAGAAATGGTTAAGCTTCTGAGGCTCTGTGTAGATTATGGAGAAGATCGAATCCTGGCCATTAAAAAACGTATCCCTGGTCAGATGGTTCCTACCGTGGATATGGTCAGAACTTATCTAAGCGAACCTGCTGAATCGTCCATCATCTATCTTAAAAATGAGATTAGTATTACCCAGACTGATTTAAGAAAGTATGATGAAAGATACGGGGTAACAAGCCAATGATCACTATCCAGGCTCAGACCATTGAACTTTATGCCAAGCAATTAAGGCTACCTAGCTTTAATCATTATGAGAATGTTATCCGTCAACTGGGAAGTAACAAAAGCTATGACGAATTTCTTCTCGCCCTTATGAAAATGGAACTGGATTCTCGCATGGAAAGCAGCCATCGCCGAAAAATTAAAACAGCTCATTTTCCTTACATCAAGACCCTTGACGAGCTGGACTGCAGTTACTTTGAACATCTTACCGAAGCCTTTATCCATGAACTGGGAAGCTGTGACTTTGTGAGTAAACGACAGAACGTCGTGATGATCGGAAACCCCGGGACAGGCAAATCTCACCTGAGTATAGCTCTTGGTGTCAAAGCTTGCATGCAAGGGATGAATGTAAAGTTTTATACTGCAGCTAATCTTTCTAATGAACTGATAGAAGCTCAGGAATACAAAAAACTCCTTAAGATTGAGAAGCAGCTTGCTAAGACGGATCTGTTAATTATTGATGAATTAAGTTACCTGACCTTTAATCGGCATCAATCGGAATTATTGTTCAAAGTTATTGCGGACAGAGCCGAACGCCGGAGTGTGATCGTCTCAACCAACCTAAAGTTCTCTGATTGGGTCACCATGTTTGAAAACACCACCATGGTTACGGCTCTTATTGACCGATTGACGTTCAGATCCCATGTATTGAATATGAATTCTGATCATCCGTATAGAGCCGAGTATTCTAACACGAGTAATTAGAGCCAAGGGAAATACCTGCAAGAGTATTTCCCTATCTTTAGAAGCTAAGTGGTAAACTTTTTCACTGTCAAAAACTTAAACATGGGGTGTGAATCTATTTCAGTGTAAATGGAATAATCATCCAGATAATTGGCAATACTATTATTGCGGCATAACTAGGGCCACGCTGAGGAGCGACCCAACGCCTGTCGCAGCTTATACGATGAACGGTGGAGATGTCTTCCGCCGTTTTTTGTTCATCGGTAAGCTTCAAGCGGATAAACCTCGGGAGTTTGAGGGCAGCGCNNNNNNNNNNCCAAGGAGATCACAAAAAAATGGACGCAGCCATCAAGAGACTGGCCCATGGCCTACAGCCAGATGATGATCTTCTTTGCAGACAGGCTTACATCGTAAGGTCTTGAGGGCGCTGCCCTCAAACTCCCGAGGTTTATCCGCTTGGAGCTTACCGATGAACAAAAAACGGCGGAAGACATCTCCACCGTTCATCGTATAAGCTGCGACAGGCGTTGGGTCGCTCCTCAGCGTGGCCCTATTTATGCCGCAATAATAGTATTGTCAATTATCTGGATGATTATTCCATTTACACTAAAATAGATTCACACCCGACGGCCCCAGCCGATAATCAATATACGAACATCTATGAATAACTTAACCTATTCCAGAGCTTTAATTACACTTTAAAATTCTCTGGTACTTCTGTTTCAAAGCCTAGCAATTGATTAGAAAAGGGATGCCTGAGTTCCAGTTTATGCGCATGCAACCCTAATCGCTTCAAGGGATTGGTTTTAGCAGCATATTTAGTATCGCCCACGACAGAATGCCCTAATCCTTTCATGTGCACGCGGGTTTGATTCTTGAGGCCTGTTTCCAGTTGAATATTCAACAGAGAATAGTCTGGGGTTTTATTAATCACCTGATAATTGGTGATGGCTTCCAAACCGTCCTCCACCTTGGGGCTGGAATACACAAGCAGCATCTTCATATAAAATTGCAGCACCGCTAGGCTCGGTCACCACAAATGCTGTATCCGCCATCGTTTTATTTTTCTTATTTTCCACTCTGTTCTAAATCAATTCCCAACCTGTAATTGGACAAGACTGGCAAAGCTGCAAATATAGTTTTTCTTCTACCTAAAAGAAAAGACGTGAAAGTCTCCTCTCACGTTGAAACATTTTTATCTCTTTTCCCGCTTGTCATTTCTCTTTGTAAATTGGAAATTTTCCGGCTAAAGGGTTTCTTCTCAAGGGTGAGTAATCTGTATATATTCTATTGAATATAATATTTTCAAATCGAATCCGCCAATTGCCGTGCCTGCGCTTTGTCGGTTGCCATCCCGACATAATCCAATCCATAAAGCTTGGCAAATCGCCTTATCGTATATTCGCCTGCGTCCAGCATCCATTTTTCCGGTGCAGCTCCTTGGAACAAGAGCAGCAGCTTTCTTCCTTTTAGTTCGCCTTGACTCACAGGACCATAAAAACGATCAAGCAGCGTTCTCACCGTTCCGGCCAGATTATGCCAATAGACCGGAGAGCCAATCACAATGATCTTTGCTTCCTTCATCTTTTCGAGAATCTCAGCAAACTGATCCCCCGGCAAGTCCTGCCCATAGACATTGATCCTATAATGACTCAAATTTAAAGTCTCGTACTCCTTACCCTTTAGAAGACAATCTGCCAAAGCCGCTGTGTTACCCTTTTCGTTAGGACTTCCGTTAATAAAAAGTATTTTCATTGGCTCCTCCATTCTTTTTCATTCCATTTGTTTTTTCCAGAATGCAACTGCATCATTAACCCACCCCTCGGCATTCGTACCGATACCGAGGCCGAATCCATGGCTCAGACCATCATAGGCATGAAATTCAGTTGGTATCCCATAATCCGCTAATGTTTGCAGTCTGCGCTGCATCGTCCTCCAGCTTGCAATCCCGTCATTGGTACCGACACATGCATAAGTCGGTGCATCCTGCTTTGAAACGGCCGTGTATCCGGTATATTGCATGATGACCGCCGCTGCCTGCGGAATATCCGGTCTTCCAAAATAGCGCATGGCATCACGGTTCCCGAGGGTGGCAGCCATTCTCGCTCCTGCAGAGCCGCCCCATAAGGAGTACCCCTCCGGGTCTACCTCAAGCTCGTCTGCATGATCATAAATATAAGCAATCCCCCGTGCCAAATCAGCATAGGCATCATCCGGTCTATAAATAAGTGCAAATGCATGATATCCCATCTCGCTGACTTCAAGGGCATGAGGAAAGCTGTCGTGCATTGCCCCGACATACATAAACCCACCGCCTGCGTTCATCATCGCAAACTTTGCACCAGGCTCACCTCTGAAGAAAAACAGACCAGTATCTTTTTTCGAGGAATCCTCCTGCATTTCTTTCTCTGAATAAATCGGGAAGAAAATCTGGTTTCCTTCTTCCGCATCCTTCTTTAAGCGGTTGATAATCTTCACGGTTGTATCGGCCTTAATTTCTGAATACCATACATACACATTGCTGCTGCTGATATCAGTAAGTGTCATATCTGTGCTTATAGTTCTGTCAACTGGAAAAAGCAGTCTTCCGAAATCCACAAAAGCAGGATCATTGATTATTTCTGAAACGGTGGTGCCTGCTGTAACAGGAGCATAGTTTCCATCTGATGCAATGTTGGTTGCATCTATCAAAGCATCACCGTTTACTGAAAAAAATCCAGTGAGCCTACCCACTCTTTCACCTCTGATTCATCTGCTCCACTTGGGAAGCGCTTTCCTTCCAGCCACTCGCCGGTCCCTGCCATGGCAGCAAGCTTTGTTCCGCTTTCTCCAAGCGGCAAAGAGGATGAAGTACAGAATGGAATCACCGTTTTGCCTGTAAAATCATTATTCTTTACAAAATCATCCACAACCCATGCTGCGTCACCCCACCATATGGGATATCCGATGAAGATCACTTCGTAAGAATCAAAGTCCTTAACCGCCGTGGAAATAAGTTCCACGCGACGGTTTTCATCTTCATGTTCCTGATTTACTCTGCTGTTCTCATCTCTCCAGACAAGATCGGCATCCGTATATTCATCAACTGGCGTAATCACAAATATATCTGCCCCAGATGCCTCCGCTACACTATTCGCAACACGCTCTGTATTGCCGGAAGCCGAATAGTACGTCACTAAAACCTTAGGCACATCTCCTGTGGCATCCTCCGGCTCATTGGTTGTCTGAGAATCTGTCTCTTTTGGCATGCCGCCTGTTCCGTTATCGGCAATATTGCCGCAGGCAGTAAGGCCAACAATAATCATTACACTCAACAGCATGGAAAGTGTTTTCTTCATAGTCTGTCACTCCTTTGCGTTACAGCTTTTTCCCAAAGAAATCTACCAGCTTGTCTACTGCTTGTTTCACGTATTCCGGCTTCCAGTAGGTTTCAATATGGGCAGCACCCGGAATCAGGAACAATTCCTTATCATTTGTACCTGTTGCCGCGGAAAACACGCCCTCCGTCATATAGAAGGTATCAGCCGCACTTCCGGCAATCATCAGGAGCGGCTGGTTAATCAAGTCCGCATTATTCCTTGCGTCAAAGCTCATAAGATCAAGAAAGCTGCTGACGGTGTAACGGAATGTAGACTGCGGATGACGATAATTTACACCATAATAGTAATAGCCATCCCGATAGAGGCCTGCCGGGAGCTTCTTTGCCTCCTCTTCCGGCATATCACACATATCCGGCGTATAAAGCACTTCTCCACCATCCTTCTCCCGCTGACGTGCCTTGGAAGCCTGGGCAAGCCTTTTCTGAATCGTGGCAGTTTGTCCGTCAAGGAACCCGTTTCTTCTCACGATGCCGGAATTGAACATAGAAAGCGTTGCAACTGCCTTAAAACGCTTGTCTGTCTGCACTGCCTTGATGGTATATCCACCACCGCCGCAGATACCAAGGATACCTACTCTGACAGCATCCACACCGGGAAAATGGGCGATAATGTCTGCTGCCCGATGAATATCCTCCACACGGTTTGCAGGCTTGTCAGTATTGCGGGGCATTCCTTCACTTCCGCCTTGATAGGCGGCATCCATTGCCATGGTAATATAGCCGTTTTCAGCAAGCTTCTGCGCATAATTGCCTGCAACCTGTTCTTTCACACCGCCATTCGGATGGGCAACCACAAGCGCAGGATACTTATTATTCTCATCATACCCTGACGGGGTATATATATTTGCCGCAATTGCCAGTCCGTTCAGATGATACGAGATCGGATGGATAGTTACCTGTCCGTCCTTGTTTTCAGTAATCGCTCCATCATACACCAAACCATATAGGTTGCCATTATGAGTATTTTCTTCCTTTATCTGTTCGATTGTTTTTAATTCAAAAAAGCCCATTTTGGTAATCTCCCTTTTTAGTTTTGTTTTCCTATTGCTTGCTTCATTGCCACATGTCCTCATACATATCTCACCAGGTTTGTCAATCTCTCTACCGCTGCCGGGTCTCTGTGGCTGAAGAAAGAGCTGGTATTTGTATCAAGGGCTGCAATCTTCTG
Protein-coding regions in this window:
- a CDS encoding VOC family protein yields the protein MDNEELKIKMYSFTVDCKDPHELAKFYGALLKWEIMFIDEEWACVYAPGTNQGAYPGILFQRNPEYKPPVWPEKPEAQQQMAHIDFAVNDLEKAVQYAIQCGATIAAEQFSNNWRVMFDPAGHPFCLCEMKSMIESTHFALL
- the istA gene encoding IS21 family transposase, with the translated sequence MIIGVDLYSAIRIRYTDGESIRSIAKSLSISRQTVKKYCEGSTHPEVRKTYQRESEVVNDDVKSFILSCFKEDEAENLKKQKHTAKRIYDRLVAEESFEGSYSSIRTAVRLLKAERTVPPQSSIPLSYAPGEAVQIDWGEATVYLDGQKTKLYTFCGRLCYSCDIFVQVYKASNEETFLEAQQLMFDFFGGVPRRLIFDNAKVAVKEGFGMYAKPQNKYLSFSAHYAFSLDFCNPARGNEKSLVENLVGYSRRNFLVPVPRVADIEQLNRKLREACIHYREKHKVQHRTHPVNRMYQEEANLLNPLPRFRFDTSKTALAKVDDFSTVRYEKNNYSVPTRYLRKNVTVKGYANTLRILHEGTEIATFSRQYGSGNTRYCLEHYIDLLERKPRSVQNAKPVKETLTQELLTWGSQLPGGNKEMVKLLRLCVDYGEDRILAIKKRIPGQMVPTVDMVRTYLSEPAESSIIYLKNEISITQTDLRKYDERYGVTSQ
- a CDS encoding flavodoxin family protein, whose product is MKILFINGSPNEKGNTAALADCLLKGKEYETLNLSHYRINVYGQDLPGDQFAEILEKMKEAKIIVIGSPVYWHNLAGTVRTLLDRFYGPVSQGELKGRKLLLLFQGAAPEKWMLDAGEYTIRRFAKLYGLDYVGMATDKAQARQLADSI
- the istB gene encoding IS21-like element helper ATPase IstB gives rise to the protein MITIQAQTIELYAKQLRLPSFNHYENVIRQLGSNKSYDEFLLALMKMELDSRMESSHRRKIKTAHFPYIKTLDELDCSYFEHLTEAFIHELGSCDFVSKRQNVVMIGNPGTGKSHLSIALGVKACMQGMNVKFYTAANLSNELIEAQEYKKLLKIEKQLAKTDLLIIDELSYLTFNRHQSELLFKVIADRAERRSVIVSTNLKFSDWVTMFENTTMVTALIDRLTFRSHVLNMNSDHPYRAEYSNTSN
- a CDS encoding RNA polymerase sigma factor produces the protein MEKQSLCADDCEEKIIKQYSELVYRLAFARMGTRHDADEIFQEVFLRFIRKKPVFHEEEHRKAWFIRVTINCSKSFWRSSWFKNVQPIDDDIAFETKEAMDLYYELQKLPPKYRGVIYLFYYEDMSIEEIGKALNRKNSTVRTQLTRARAALKAVIKEDDYV
- a CDS encoding flavodoxin, which encodes MKKTLSMLLSVMIIVGLTACGNIADNGTGGMPKETDSQTTNEPEDATGDVPKVLVTYYSASGNTERVANSVAEASGADIFVITPVDEYTDADLVWRDENSRVNQEHEDENRRVELISTAVKDFDSYEVIFIGYPIWWGDAAWVVDDFVKNNDFTGKTVIPFCTSSSLPLGESGTKLAAMAGTGEWLEGKRFPSGADESEVKEWVGSLDFFQ
- a CDS encoding alpha/beta hydrolase, whose protein sequence is MGFFELKTIEQIKEENTHNGNLYGLVYDGAITENKDGQVTIHPISYHLNGLAIAANIYTPSGYDENNKYPALVVAHPNGGVKEQVAGNYAQKLAENGYITMAMDAAYQGGSEGMPRNTDKPANRVEDIHRAADIIAHFPGVDAVRVGILGICGGGGYTIKAVQTDKRFKAVATLSMFNSGIVRRNGFLDGQTATIQKRLAQASKARQREKDGGEVLYTPDMCDMPEEEAKKLPAGLYRDGYYYYGVNYRHPQSTFRYTVSSFLDLMSFDARNNADLINQPLLMIAGSAADTFYMTEGVFSAATGTNDKELFLIPGAAHIETYWKPEYVKQAVDKLVDFFGKKL
- a CDS encoding XAC2610-related protein, with amino-acid sequence MKKSIYVLTLLIFFLGISGCNIPPVGDMKSIASASGVKESNMDTPDSSSGLHTYEIQDRLHESMPEYRFVATGVVQGEDEWMYGFVMGLNVYDNNGESILSADFSEILDGEVSGYHVYNGMMDTMGLHITDANFDGYKDVIILNSFGGAHSNTWYDCWLWDPKTSSFAASKSFAEICNPALDVQKKCIYSAGGSGAAYWGGSIYKFIDGEYVLTNELDTDWYGLVERELVNGKMEIVREVSYREDNQILEREQKYYRDNDLWQLDRPHWYWSGGHHADQWLGGE
- a CDS encoding alpha/beta hydrolase, coding for MGRLTGFFSVNGDALIDATNIASDGNYAPVTAGTTVSEIINDPAFVDFGRLLFPVDRTISTDMTLTDISSSNVYVWYSEIKADTTVKIINRLKKDAEEGNQIFFPIYSEKEMQEDSSKKDTGLFFFRGEPGAKFAMMNAGGGFMYVGAMHDSFPHALEVSEMGYHAFALIYRPDDAYADLARGIAYIYDHADELEVDPEGYSLWGGSAGARMAATLGNRDAMRYFGRPDIPQAAAVIMQYTGYTAVSKQDAPTYACVGTNDGIASWRTMQRRLQTLADYGIPTEFHAYDGLSHGFGLGIGTNAEGWVNDAVAFWKKQME